CCGACCACCTGCGTGCCGTAGGCGGCGCAGGCCTTGGCGTGGAACGTGCCTTCGCGGCCGGTGAGGCCCTGCACGATCAGGCGCGTCGACTTGTCGACGAGAATGCTCATGCGCTCTCTGCTATCCGCTTTCCGCTCTCCGAAAAATCCATACCCTACGCTCGTGCGGCCGCAACGACTTTCTCCGCGGCATCTTTCATGGTTTCGGCGACGATGAAGTTCAGGCCGGACTGCTGCAGGATCTTGCGGCCTTCTTCGACGTTGGTGCCTTCGAGGCGCAGCACTACCGGCAGCGCAATCCTGGTTTTCTTGGCGGCTTCGACGACGCCGGTGGCCAGGGTATCCACGCGCAGGATGCCGCCGAAAATATTGATGAGCACGGCGCGCACGTTCTTGTCGCTCAGCAGGATCTCGAAGGCGTGGGTGACCTGCTCGGCGTTGGCGCCGCCGCCCACGTCGAGGAAATTGGCGGGAGCGCCGCCGGCGTACTTGATGATGTCCATGGTGGCCATGGCGAGGCCTGCGCCGTTCACCATGCAGCCGACGTTGCCGTCGAGCTTGATGTAGTTCAGGCCGTACTTCGAGGCTTCGACTTCGAGCGGGTCTTCCTCGTCGGTGTCGCGCAGTTCCTTCAGGTCCTTGTGGCGGAACAGGGCGTTGTCGTCGAAGTTGAACTTGGCGTCGAGCGCGAGGAGGCGGCCGTCTTTCGTGACCACGAACGGATTGATCTCCGCCAGCGAAGCGTCGGTGGCCTCGAAGGCGCGCCACAAGCCGGTGAGGAAGCGCACGGCGTCATGGAGCTGCTCCGGCTTGAGCCCGAGGCCGAAAGCGAGTCGCCGCGCCTGGAACGGCTGCAATCCCATGCCGGTGTCGATGTGCTCTTTGAGAATCGCCGCGGGATTCTCCGCCGCCACCTGCTCGATCTCCATGCCGCCGGAAGCGGAAGCCATGAACACGGGCCGCGCCGCCGCGCGGTCAATCACAATGCCAAGATAGAGTTCGCGTTCGATGGGCAAGGTCTCTTCGATGAGCAGACGCTTGACGATGCGGCCCTCGGGCCCGGTCTGATGCGTGATGAGCCGCATGCCGAGGATGCGGCCCGCGACCTCCGCGGCTTCTTCCGGAGAACGGGCCACCTTGACGCCGCCGCCCTTGCCGCGGCCGCCGGCGTGGATCTGCGCCTTGACCACGACCGCCTCGGCGCCGGTTGCCATCAGGTTCTTGGCGGCGACGAAGGCTTCATCCTGGGTGACGGCGACCTCGCCGCGTGGCACGGCCACGCCGTGCTTCGCGAGGATCGCCTTGCCCTGGTACTCGTGGATTTTCATGGATGCGATCGGTGGAACGCGCGCACAGACGGCACGCGGCGGCCTGCGCGAAAACAGTGATTGTAAAGGGACGCGCGGGAATGGGCAAACGCGTCACCTACCCGGCGGCGACAACGGGAGCCGCAAGGGCGCCTCTCGAGGACGTGTACCCACGTACGCGCCCAGAAGCGGGGCGCGAACGTGGGGGCACCGTCCACCAATCCTTGTGGCACATGTAACACTGGACAACCATATACATCGTATTACATAGTATCTCCATGGCGGCTGCCGAGCGTGCCCGGACCGATGCAACCGGGAAGTGGGAGGTGCAACTGCGCAAGGGGTGCCTGGAACTGGCCATCCTGGCCAGTCTGTGGGGCGGCAAGCTTTACGGTTTGGAGATTCTAAGGCGTCTGGAAAACGGTTCGGGCCTGGTGGTGGCCGAAGGCACCGTGTATCCCCTGCTCAGCCGGCTTAAGGCGGAAGGACTGCTCGATTCCGAATGGGTGGAGGCCGAAGCGGGACACCCGCGGAAGTATTACCGGCTTACCCCCTTGGGCAGAAAGCGGGCTGCGGAAATGGCGCGTGTGTGGTCGGAATTCGCAAGCAGCGTGGAGGATCTGGTGGCGCCGCTGCAGAAAAGAAAAGAGAACGTGGTATCGGGAGTCGCGCTGGCTGAGTCAAGACGTCTTAGTTTCCACCCGGTGGCGTCGTTCCTCCGAAGTTGACGTTGGCCGTGAAGCGCTCTTCGAGCGTCTGGCCGGTGTCGCCGAATTCGGGCAGGATCCTCTCCAGGCGCGCGATGCGTTCAGCGAAGGGCGGATGGGTGGAGCCACCCCAGAGACCGAGGCGCTGCTGGTTGGCCGGGTTCTGCTGTGCGGCGGCCAGCACCACCAGGAAATCCCGCAGACCGCTTGGACGGTAGCCGGCCAAGGCGGCGAGCTGCGTACCCTTGCGGTCGGCTTCGTCTTCCTTGTCCTGCGAGTAGCGCGTGGTGACCACTTCGGTGAACATCTCCTGCGCGAGCTGGCGCAGCTCGGAAGGACCGGGGATGAACGCGGTACCTTCCTGCGTGAGCCACTGCGTAGTCTTCTTGGCGCGAATCTGCTTTTCGAGATGGCGGCCGTCGACGTGCGCGACTTCGTGGGCGAGGACTCCGGCGAGCTCGGCTTCGCTTTTCATGTTGGCCAGGGCGCCGCGGGTGATGAAGACGAAGCCGCCGGGCAGGGCGAAGGCGCTGAGGATGTCGCGATCGAGGACGGCAAAGTGGTAGGTCATGCGGCGGGGCGCGTTACGCGCCACGGTGTTGCCCACCAGGTTGACGTACTTCACCATTTCCTCGTTCTCGTAGAGCCCGAAGACGTTGATGACTTTGGCGGCGGTGGCTTCGCCGAAGGCGATCTCCTGTTCCATGGTCCAGGGTTGATTGATGTCCTGCGCCTTCCTGGCCCTCTCCGTGGCCTTAGTGACGCCGCTCGGAATGCGCGGAAATTGCGCGAGCGCGGGCAGGCAGGCGTTCAGCAGGAGCAGTACGCAGAATGCGCGGTTGAGCCGGCGCGTCATGGCCTCTTCTCCTCTTGTGTGGCGGCGTCCTGCCGCGATGCGATGACCTCCTCGCCGCGCGGGCGGTTCCGACCCTGCTTGCCGGGCGGAGGCTTGAGCTGGCCTTCTTCGCGGAAGTAGTCGAGCTCACCGGTATCGACCGAGTAAGTGGAGAGCTGCTTGGCCTTGCGGACGTCTTCCCCGCTGGGAGCGGCCGCCATCATCTCTTTGTTCACCTGCCCGTTGGGATCGATGCCGTTGAAGCCCAGGGTGGCCTGGTCCTTGGTCTGGCTGGAGGACTTGAGGCCGAGCTTTCCCTTGAAGAGCGGCTCTTCTTCCTTGCTCTCGGTGCCCTCTTTTCCCTTGCCTTCCTCCGGCTTGCCCTTTTCCTGCTGGCCGGGCTTCTGCGACTGGCCTTTGGCTTGTCCCTTGCCTTGGGGCATGGGCAGAGCGGCGGCATACGCCAGCAGACAAAGGACGGCGAGGGTTGCAATCAGGTATGTGGAGCGGTTGGACATGGTTCGCGTTTGTCCTCTGAAGCTTTCCGCTGGCCCACCTTCCTAGTCGGCGGCGGCGGCCTCCGGGGCGAGACCCTGCAGCTCGTAAATCTGCGTCTCGACGGTCTTGCCCTTGACCTTCACGCCGCCCAGGGGCCGCACGCGCGCCAGGTCGCCCAGGCGCTCGCGCGTGAACTCGGAGATGATAATCGAAGTCCCGAAATCCTTGTTCTGTCCTTCGAGGCGCGCGGCCAGGTTCACCGGGTCGCCGATGACGGTGAATTCTACCTTGCGGCCGCTGCCAACGTTACCAAAAACCACCTCGCCCGTGTTCAGGCCGATGCCGATGGCGATGGAGTTGCGCCCCTGGGCAGCCCAGTTGCGGTTGAGTTCTTCCAAGCGCTCCAGCATCTCGAGAGACGCGCGGGACGCCAGCAGCGCATGGTTCTTGCCGGGCGTGAACGCGCCCCAGTAGGCCATGATGCCGTCGCCGATGAACTTATCCACCACGCCGTCGTGCTTGAAGATGATCTCGGTCATGGCCTCCAGGTATTCGTTCAGCAGGGTGATGAGCTCGGTGGGATCGGACTTTTCGGTCAGCGTGGTGAAGTTGCGCACGTCGGAGAACAGGATGGTGAGCTCGCGCTTCTGGCCGCCGAGTTGCACCGTCTCGAGGTTCTCGAGCACGTAGTCGACGAGCTGGGGGGAGATGTAGCGGTCGAGCGTGCCGCGAGTGCGGCGCAGTTCGCGCCCCACGGTGGCGTAGCGGATGGTCGAGGCGGAAATGTAGGAAAGCGCGAGAGCCGCGACGGGCGCGATGAGCGGAAGCCACAGGTGCCCGCGGCTGAAAGCCAGCCAGGCGGCCAGGGTCCACAGGGCGAGGACGCCGACCGCCGCTGCCGCACCCCAAAGACCCGACGCAATGCGGATGGAGAGCATGGTGCCAACGGCGACCAGCAGGGCCACAGCGAGGGGCAGCAACCATCGCGGGGACAAACGGATTCCGTCGCCGCGCAGCAGGTTATCGATGGCCGTAGCGTGCACGAAGAATCCGGGGTCCTGCTCGGCGAAGGGCGTCGGACGCACGTCATAGGAACCGGCGGCGCTGGCCCCGACGATCACAATCTTGTTGTTGAAGAAGTCGGACGAAAACCTCTCTACCTCCGGAGGACACTGGTCCGGGTAGATGGAGCAGACGATCTGCCAGATGGGAATGCGCCGATAGGCGGCGCGCGCCGGGCCTTTGCCGTC
The window above is part of the Terriglobales bacterium genome. Proteins encoded here:
- the sucC gene encoding ADP-forming succinate--CoA ligase subunit beta; translated protein: MKIHEYQGKAILAKHGVAVPRGEVAVTQDEAFVAAKNLMATGAEAVVVKAQIHAGGRGKGGGVKVARSPEEAAEVAGRILGMRLITHQTGPEGRIVKRLLIEETLPIERELYLGIVIDRAAARPVFMASASGGMEIEQVAAENPAAILKEHIDTGMGLQPFQARRLAFGLGLKPEQLHDAVRFLTGLWRAFEATDASLAEINPFVVTKDGRLLALDAKFNFDDNALFRHKDLKELRDTDEEDPLEVEASKYGLNYIKLDGNVGCMVNGAGLAMATMDIIKYAGGAPANFLDVGGGANAEQVTHAFEILLSDKNVRAVLINIFGGILRVDTLATGVVEAAKKTRIALPVVLRLEGTNVEEGRKILQQSGLNFIVAETMKDAAEKVVAAARA
- a CDS encoding PadR family transcriptional regulator translates to MAAAERARTDATGKWEVQLRKGCLELAILASLWGGKLYGLEILRRLENGSGLVVAEGTVYPLLSRLKAEGLLDSEWVEAEAGHPRKYYRLTPLGRKRAAEMARVWSEFASSVEDLVAPLQKRKENVVSGVALAESRRLSFHPVASFLRS
- a CDS encoding M48 family metalloprotease, with amino-acid sequence MTRRLNRAFCVLLLLNACLPALAQFPRIPSGVTKATERARKAQDINQPWTMEQEIAFGEATAAKVINVFGLYENEEMVKYVNLVGNTVARNAPRRMTYHFAVLDRDILSAFALPGGFVFITRGALANMKSEAELAGVLAHEVAHVDGRHLEKQIRAKKTTQWLTQEGTAFIPGPSELRQLAQEMFTEVVTTRYSQDKEDEADRKGTQLAALAGYRPSGLRDFLVVLAAAQQNPANQQRLGLWGGSTHPPFAERIARLERILPEFGDTGQTLEERFTANVNFGGTTPPGGN
- a CDS encoding adenylate/guanylate cyclase domain-containing protein, which encodes MSIPSAMAASGSPSKTRARFVRDAWLAAAAVAALILTLAYAGAFDRLEAITYDLRVRSAADPARADPSIVIIDVDNASFDALTEQLGRWPWTRRVWTTTLRYVSKGKPRVVAFDIIFAGATENQPEIDAQLAAAIEAAANVVTSFNFSRASVDRSDQEAEARKLKVLEREARPAGEGYLLDRAQYTANVPLEEIGAAAAGLGCINSVPDADATLRRTPPAFRFGERTYPSFALRTAELAAGGATLPQVPLDGQGNLLLLWHGPAADPDGKGPARAAYRRIPIWQIVCSIYPDQCPPEVERFSSDFFNNKIVIVGASAAGSYDVRPTPFAEQDPGFFVHATAIDNLLRGDGIRLSPRWLLPLAVALLVAVGTMLSIRIASGLWGAAAAVGVLALWTLAAWLAFSRGHLWLPLIAPVAALALSYISASTIRYATVGRELRRTRGTLDRYISPQLVDYVLENLETVQLGGQKRELTILFSDVRNFTTLTEKSDPTELITLLNEYLEAMTEIIFKHDGVVDKFIGDGIMAYWGAFTPGKNHALLASRASLEMLERLEELNRNWAAQGRNSIAIGIGLNTGEVVFGNVGSGRKVEFTVIGDPVNLAARLEGQNKDFGTSIIISEFTRERLGDLARVRPLGGVKVKGKTVETQIYELQGLAPEAAAAD